Within Leptospira noumeaensis, the genomic segment TCAGCGTTTGTTGTACGAGTTTTGATTCCCACAAGGGTGATGGGTTTTAAAAGAACCTTTCGATCTGTTGTGTTTTCCATACCTGAATCCTAACAGATAGGGAAATTCAATTCTTGACAATTTGTGCTTTTTTACATAACCAGATTGAAACTAAGAACAGAAAAGGACGTGCGAAACGATAAAAATTCCAAAGAAGAAGTTATGGAAAATGGATGTAAAAAAGAAAGGTGCAATTCACTATTTAATAGGAATGTAAATTTCAGATTCTGGATTTGTTTCTGATTGGAAACGGTCATCAAAGACATCAAAATCATCACTAAACTCACGCTCATAACCCGTATTCGGCATCCAAGTTCCGTATATATATTTCCATCCATTCAGAATGTCTTCGTTTGTATTTCCTGGAACGGTGAATACCATATATTTGGCTGGTTTCATGCGGTGAGTCACAAACCCACTGGGCACCTGAGTATCATTTTTGACTTGCGCCCCGATGATTACATCAAAATTTTCCGCATAATCCCAGTTTGTATAAATTCCCATAAAAGAATTTCCAATCGGTTCAGGGATACGGTTCATAATACCTTCACTAAAAAACTCGGCCCAAAACTTAGGAATGTCGATTTCGTTCTGGCATTTCTGCATGGTGGTTCTATTCGGTTTACCCATTAGTATAAATTCATTTTTTGTAATGATTTGGGTTTTGATCCTAGATCCATCGATTCGAGTTTTATCTCTTAAAGGTTCGATCTCCAATTTGAGAAAATTTCGGTGTTCGGAAGTTTTTCTAAAGTCAGAAGGATTGATACCAAATTCCGTACGAAATGCACGAAGGAAAGATTCAGGGGTTGCATAATGGTATTTTAATGCAATATCGATGATTTTGTCTTTTCCGAGAATGAGATCATTTCCCGCTTCTGTAAGCCTGCGTTTTTTTAAATAAGTATAAACGGAATATCCAGTAACGTAACGAAAAATTCTTTGGAAATGCCACCTAGACTGGAAGGCATTTTTAGAAACATCCTCAACGCCAATGTCTTCCGTTAAATG encodes:
- a CDS encoding AraC family transcriptional regulator yields the protein MDYYDHIELAISFMEKHLTEDIGVEDVSKNAFQSRWHFQRIFRYVTGYSVYTYLKKRRLTEAGNDLILGKDKIIDIALKYHYATPESFLRAFRTEFGINPSDFRKTSEHRNFLKLEIEPLRDKTRIDGSRIKTQIITKNEFILMGKPNRTTMQKCQNEIDIPKFWAEFFSEGIMNRIPEPIGNSFMGIYTNWDYAENFDVIIGAQVKNDTQVPSGFVTHRMKPAKYMVFTVPGNTNEDILNGWKYIYGTWMPNTGYEREFSDDFDVFDDRFQSETNPESEIYIPIK